Proteins encoded by one window of Chrysemys picta bellii isolate R12L10 chromosome 10, ASM1138683v2, whole genome shotgun sequence:
- the SEC11A gene encoding signal peptidase complex catalytic subunit SEC11A isoform X1: MATFAAIAAPLGAVHYGQLSHRAPLPILAPWIVGRGRGCGGFWVLFQRPVMHRFASQKSLCFRPPLAPSFNGFLCSAICLREMESQRLRHMLTSLASTSRLAVELFLKIQSESESEESDDAIEPCNGYDTKLLVAFTDMLSTVERCFWARETSTEWWDHIVMEVWDDEQWLQNFLMRKATFMGHALTLRRKHPRLRAALPVEKRVAIAIWKLATPDSYWSVANQFGVGKSTVGIVLMQVCRAINRILLRRTVTLGNVQDIVDGFAQMGFPNCRGAIDGTHIRILAPPHLASEYVNWKGYFSMVLQALVDHRGHFIDINTGWPGKMDDARIFWNTWLFRKIQAGTFFPEQKITVGEVEMPIVILGVPAYPLMPWLMKPCTGSLDSSKERFKYRLSRCRMTGVCLWPFKGPLAISVWEAGLGQTQHPRGYIRVLYPP; encoded by the coding sequence atggccacatttgcggcaattgcagcgccattgggagcggtgcattatgggcagctatcccacagagcacctcttcccattctggcgccgtggattgtgggaagggggcgtgggtgcgggggattctgggtcctgttccaacgccctgtgatgcatcgcttcgcatcccagaaatccctttgtttccgtccacctttggcgccatctttcaacggttttctgtgcagcgcgatctgtctgcgggaaatggagtcccaacggctgaggcatatgctgacgagtctcgccagcacgtcacgtttggctgtcgaactattccttaagatccaaagtgagagtgagagtgaggagtcggacgatgctatcgagccatGTAACGGatatgacacgaaattgcttgtggcattcacagacatgctcagcaccgtggaacgctgtttttgggctcgggaaacaagcactgagtggtgggatcacattgtcatggaagtctgggatgatgagcagtggctgcagaactttctgatgagaaaagccactttcatgggacatGCCCTcaccctgcggcgcaagcacccgagattgagagctgccctgccagtggagaagcgggtggctattgcaatctggaagctggcaactccagacagctactggtcagtcgcaaaccagtttggagtgggaaagtcgaccgttggaatcgtgttgatgcaagtttgcagggccattaatcgcatcctgctcagaagaaccgtgactctgggtaatgtgcaggacatagtggatggctttgcacaaatgggtttccctaactgtagaggggcaatagatgggacgcacattcgtattctggcaccaccccacctagcatccgagtacgttaattggaagggatatttctctatggttctccaggcgcttgtggatcaccgtgggcatttcattgacattaacacaggctggccaggaaagatggatgacgcacgcatcttttggaacacttggctgttcaggaagatacaggctgggacttttttcccagagcagaagatcacggtaggggaagttgaaatgcccattgtgatccttggagtccccgcttacccattaatgccgtggctcatgaaaccctgcacagggagccttgacagcagcaaggaacggttcaaatacaggctgagccggtgccgaatgaccggagtgtgcctttggccgtttaaagggccgctggcgatctctgtatgggaagctggacttggccaaacacagcatccccgcggttatatccgtgtgctgtaccctccataa